TGTTGGTCCGTTACAATGGTGATGACCCTCTGACCTCCCTCATTGACCACGGCGGTGTGCTGGATGTTGCTGTCCAGAGCGTTGGCAGCCATCGCTTCCTCAGATTCTCctggaaggcaaaaaaaataaataaatagcatcaTTTGCGCAGGCTCACTGATCTTCATCCTcatgcagtggttctcaaactttttacaccaagtctAGCTAAATAATACTTTTCAAGTACTCTCCAAGTAGCACCATCACAGTCAACCTTGCCcgcaaaatacagtagcgtagtaggcctaagcGTAGAGCTTTAAGAGTTACAACACCGCGACACGATCCGTTTTGTCAGCCGGTCATTGACGTTTCGCATTGTTTATTAGCCTTTAAGGCCCAgtaaactgacaaaaaaataaagtcttgaaaatttgacacaccacagagaagagtgttgttaaccaGCCTTCCGAATttgaataattgaaaacaaaccaaaaaatccACACAGTTTGAGAAAATAAGGCTCCCAAATCATGAAGAATAAATTTCAACTTGGAGTGGCAGGAAACACCTCGAAACCTCCTTTTTGAACAAATGTTCACTATATGCCAATCAGCTGCTTGTTGTGAGGTGAGTTGCAAGTCAAATCAAAAGCTTCGGCTGGGTCACTGGTATCTTAAGGAACCACTGTACTGAATtctgaaaagtgtgtgtgtgtgtgtgtaactaccCATGCTGGCCTTGTTGAGCAGGTCCGCCAGGTTGACAACCCCTCCCTGAATGGACGGAATGCCCTGGATGATGAACTGCGGCTGGTTGCTGGTGTTGCTGGACTCCATGCTCACCTGGTTCATATTCACTTGGTTCTGCATGCCCTCctaagcacacgcacacaaacacacacaaaagggggTCGGGGTGGCTTGAAGCGCAACGTCACGTGGAGAGTTCAGAATTGACGCGAGGCGTTTGGCCGACCTGCAGCAACAGCATGAGTTCCGTGTTCTGGATGTCGACGGCGATGTCGAAGGGCGTCTTGTCGAACTTGCTGAGCGCGTGCACGTCGGCGCCGTGCTTGATGAGCGTCTCCACCACGCCGTGGTGGCCGTGCTGCGCCGCCCAGTGCAGCGCCGTCATCTTCAGCATGTCTTTGGCGTTGATGTCGGCGCCGCTCTGAAGGCGACCAACGGGGAGTGGGAACACACGTGACAGTAACTTAAGTGGGATTCATAACATTCTCTCCTAGCTCATCATTGCACCACTAACATTAGTCGTTctatgcagaggataaagagcgATATAGCGGGTatctgcttttttctttttgccccCAATATTGGTAACGAGGACTTTGTGAAGGAGTGGCTCCAAGTGGAGAATGCGAGCACTCACCCTGACTAGCAGCTCCACGATGATGGTGTGGCCCTCGGCGGCGGCCATGTGCAGAGGTGTCCGGTCCACTTTGGTGCGCGCGTCGCGACTGACGCCCGCTCGCAGCAGGACGTCCGCGGTGGAGTAGTGGCCGTGCTGGGCGGCCAGATGAAGGGGGGACGTCCCCAGCTGTGTTAGGGGTCGTGCGGTTAATGCGGTGAACGTCAACTACTCGACCGCTCGGGACGGCGACTCACCCAGTCCGTGGTGAACGGAGCGCCGTTGGCCATCAGGTTCCTCACCTCGTCGTCCAGACCTTTACGCGCCGCCTCCAGCAGACGCTTGCCCAAGTCCACCAATGACATCTGACGCACAGAACCAAACAAAAGCAGTTAAAAGCCAATATACTCGTCTCTGCCGTCTCTTTTATAAATCACACCGACGACGCTGCGGAGTTTTCCACTGAGGACCACATACAGAAAAGTGGAAGGAAGACGCGAGTCCGCTTCACCTTGTATTTATTAAACATGCTATGACCAACGTGTAGCTTGTACGTCAACAAGAGCAAACAAGATGGCACCAGAGCAATGTTTTTGTATGACACATGGCATTGGACCAAGGCCGGGCATTGTTAAGAACCTGCCGATTCCATTTCAATTCTTTAGGTCGCAATTCATTGCGATATTGATGTAGATGCTTCGATGGTGATTctcgggctgcaactaacgattattttgatgaccgattaatctgtcaattacttttttcaaatatcaattaattagattttaaaaatgaataacttCCCATTATTCTAAAActggacatttcaaattgatggggcagaaaatacacaaacatgaattaattccgattcagttactggtttggtccgtaacatctgtcagaaaataggcaaacatGTGCTTCATTGTTTCCTCAAAGTaaaacagatgtttgcaaatgtcttattttgattcagcACAACGATAACCAGTCTCCTTTCATGGAGAacaacagaaatctgagaatactTACTATTGAGGAACTGAAATT
This window of the Phyllopteryx taeniolatus isolate TA_2022b chromosome 21, UOR_Ptae_1.2, whole genome shotgun sequence genome carries:
- the gabpb2a gene encoding GA-binding protein subunit beta-2a gives rise to the protein MSLVDLGKRLLEAARKGLDDEVRNLMANGAPFTTDWLGTSPLHLAAQHGHYSTADVLLRAGVSRDARTKVDRTPLHMAAAEGHTIIVELLVRSGADINAKDMLKMTALHWAAQHGHHGVVETLIKHGADVHALSKFDKTPFDIAVDIQNTELMLLLQEGMQNQVNMNQVSMESSNTSNQPQFIIQGIPSIQGGVVNLADLLNKASMGESEEAMAANALDSNIQHTAVVNEGGQRVITIVTDQHGNLQTTGGMSQPFFVTMQHGQQMLAVPANTVTEEVVAEESQAPPSRKRKLEVANNHNDTGETELLQRQLQEAKRKAQEYRQQLMRKEQEAEEYRIKLEAMAQSQAGAGANVSPEEVVGGDEDEVAAVSVVEDEGEMVVLQEGGIIMEGDGGRVTLLETGVEPAGASS